One genomic window of Paenisporosarcina antarctica includes the following:
- the yugI gene encoding S1 domain-containing post-transcriptional regulator GSP13 produces the protein MTKKFEVGEIITGKVTGVQPYGAFVALDEETQGLVHISEITYGYVKEVSEFLSVGQEIEVKVLEVDEKAGKISLSIRALQERPPVLRKEDKPKKSLQARVDEQDAEGFNSLKDKLQDWIKQSGQ, from the coding sequence ATGACTAAGAAGTTTGAAGTTGGAGAAATAATTACAGGTAAAGTAACAGGCGTTCAGCCATACGGCGCGTTTGTAGCATTAGATGAAGAGACTCAAGGTCTTGTTCACATCTCAGAAATCACATATGGTTATGTGAAAGAAGTTAGCGAATTTTTGTCTGTTGGACAAGAAATCGAAGTGAAAGTACTTGAAGTGGACGAAAAAGCGGGCAAAATTAGCCTATCAATTCGTGCATTACAAGAACGACCACCTGTATTACGTAAAGAAGATAAACCTAAAAAGTCATTGCAAGCACGCGTTGATGAGCAGGATGCAGAAGGCTTTAATTCGTTAAAAGATAAATTACAAGACTGGATTAAACAATCTGGTCAATGA
- a CDS encoding sigma 54-interacting transcriptional regulator: protein MNVKDFQLLPFYRFASDHISVGIHAIDSNGRTILYNEKMKNIEGLDLHDVADRTLLELFQFDQQESTLLKVLQSEEHVLNVKQTYWNRNGHEITTINDTYPVFENGKLIGAVELARDVTTLERMVYQPLRRYGDPITFSTITAVSDSMKQVILMAQKAATARLSVLLVGEAGTGKDLVAEGIHNELSPPMSHFYTLNCHNSDPTILTKLKDDLILLETSTIFCVRIDLLTLGMQQQLLDLVNDPNLSKHLFLASVGADPVNLIASGELLKDLYYFFASMSIVVLPLRDRRKDIDPFVHDYFARHRIRFGSAIMGMTNEVRDIFNSYDWPGNLKEVEILLDEIVSMLTFEEMVTFEMLPLHFKLKVQEMREPLKRAEDFVVQSNRDLLPLDEYLREAEMYYLQKVMGMFEGNVTKSAVALGMSRQNLQYRLRKMKK from the coding sequence GTGAATGTAAAGGATTTTCAATTATTGCCGTTTTACCGCTTTGCTAGTGATCATATTTCCGTAGGTATTCACGCAATTGATAGCAATGGACGTACCATTTTATATAACGAAAAAATGAAAAATATCGAAGGACTAGACCTTCATGATGTGGCTGATCGCACTCTTCTGGAACTTTTCCAATTTGATCAACAAGAGAGCACCCTTTTAAAAGTACTACAAAGCGAGGAACATGTCTTAAATGTAAAACAAACGTATTGGAATCGCAATGGCCATGAAATTACTACAATTAATGATACATATCCTGTTTTTGAAAATGGCAAACTAATCGGTGCTGTTGAATTAGCGCGTGACGTTACTACTCTAGAACGGATGGTATACCAACCTTTACGTCGTTATGGTGACCCCATCACATTTTCAACCATCACTGCTGTTTCAGACTCCATGAAACAGGTAATTTTAATGGCACAAAAAGCTGCGACAGCTCGCTTGTCCGTATTGCTCGTTGGTGAAGCTGGAACGGGAAAAGACTTAGTAGCTGAAGGGATACATAATGAATTGTCTCCACCTATGTCCCATTTCTATACGTTAAATTGTCATAATTCCGATCCGACCATTCTTACTAAATTAAAAGATGACTTGATTTTGTTGGAAACCAGTACAATCTTTTGTGTCCGAATTGATTTATTAACTTTAGGAATGCAACAACAGTTATTAGATTTGGTCAATGATCCAAACCTAAGTAAACATTTATTTTTAGCGAGTGTGGGAGCAGATCCAGTGAACTTAATAGCTTCAGGAGAACTCTTAAAAGATTTGTATTATTTCTTTGCCTCAATGTCTATTGTTGTTCTTCCACTGCGTGATCGTCGTAAAGACATTGATCCGTTCGTTCATGACTACTTTGCACGTCATCGAATCCGCTTTGGTTCAGCCATTATGGGAATGACAAATGAAGTGAGGGATATTTTCAACTCGTATGATTGGCCAGGAAATTTAAAAGAAGTCGAAATTTTGTTAGACGAGATAGTATCGATGTTAACCTTCGAAGAAATGGTGACTTTTGAAATGTTACCATTACATTTTAAATTAAAAGTTCAAGAAATGCGGGAACCTTTAAAGCGTGCAGAAGACTTTGTTGTCCAGTCCAATCGTGATTTATTGCCTCTTGATGAATATTTAAGAGAAGCAGAAATGTACTATTTGCAAAAAGTCATGGGCATGTTTGAGGGCAATGTTACAAAATCGGCTGTTGCACTTGGGATGAGCAGACAGAATTTGCAGTATCGTTTGAGGAAGATGAAGAAGTAA